One window of Mus caroli chromosome 11, CAROLI_EIJ_v1.1, whole genome shotgun sequence genomic DNA carries:
- the Efnb3 gene encoding ephrin-B3, producing MGAPHFGPGGVQVGALLLLGFAGLVSGLSLEPVYWNSANKRFQAEGGYVLYPQIGDRLDLLCPRARPPGPHSSPSYEFYKLYLVEGAQGRRCEAPPAPNLLLTCDRPDLDLRFTIKFQEYSPNLWGHEFRSHHDYYIIATSDGTREGLESLQGGVCLTRGMKVLLRVGQSPRGGAVPRKPVSEMPMERDRGAAHSAEPGRDTIPGDPSSNATSRGAEGPLPPPSMPAVAGAAGGMALLLLGVAGAGGAMCWRRRRAKPSESRHPGPGSFGRGGSLGLGGGGGMGPREAEPGELGIALRGGGTADPPFCPHYEKVSGDYGHPVYIVQDGPPQSPPNIYYKV from the exons ATGGGGGCCCCCCATTTTGGGCCAGGGGGTGTGCAAGTCGGGGCCCTGCTGCTGTTAGGTTTTGCGGGGCTGGTATCTGGACTCAGCCTGGAGCCTGTCTACTGGAACTCAGCGAATAAGAG GTTCCAGGCAGAGGGTGGTTACGTGCTTTACCCTCAGATCGGGGACCGGCTAGATCTACTTTGTCCCCGGGCCCGGCCTCCTGGCCCCCACTCCTCTCCTAGTTATGAGTTCTACAAACTGTACCTGGTAGAGGGTGCCCAGGGTCGGCGTTGTGAGGCACCCCCTGCCCCAAACCTTCTTCTCACGTGTGACCGGCCAGACCTGGACCTCCGCTTCACCATCAAGTTCCAGGAATACAGCCCTAACCTCTGGGGCCACGAGTTCCGATCCCACCACGATTACTACATAATTG CCACATCAGATGGGACCCGGGAAGGCCTTGAGAGCTTGCAAGGAGGCGTGTGCCTAACCAGAGGCATGAAGGTGCTTCTGCGAGTGGGACAAA GTCCCCGAGGAGGAGCTGTACCCCGAAAACCTGTGTCTGAAATGCccatggagagagacagaggggcagCTCACAGCGCGGAACCTGGGAGGGACACCATACCAG GTGACCCCAGCAGCAATGCAACCTCCCGGGGTGCTGAAggccccctgccccctcccagcATGCCCGCAGTGGCTGGGGCAGCAGGGGGGATGGCGCTGCTCTTGCTGGGCgtggcaggggctgggggtgcCATGTGTTGGCGGAGACGGCGGGCCAAGCCTTCGGAGAGTCGCCACCCTGGTCCTGGCTCCTTTGGGAGGGGAGGGTctctgggcctgggtggtggaggagggatggggcCTCGGGAGGCTGAGCCTGGGGAGCTAGGAATAGCCCTGCGGGGTGGTGGGACTGCAGACCCCCCCTTCTGCCCTCACTACGAGAAGGTGAGCGGTGACTATGGGCACCCTGTGTACATTGTGCAGGATGGGCCCCCCCAGAGCCCTCCGAACATCTACTACAAGGTATGA